One window of Lagenorhynchus albirostris chromosome 16, mLagAlb1.1, whole genome shotgun sequence genomic DNA carries:
- the TMEM254 gene encoding transmembrane protein 254 isoform X3 gives MVVAKSNAGGAATSCFRTAKPLPSLVTVLGLGYFGWVIFWPEAIPYQSLGPLGPFTQYLLEHHHTLLHSWYWLAWLIHVGESLYAIVLCKSLGGVLRNRPSLGISLLQFP, from the exons ATGGTGGTGGCGAAGTCGAATGCCGGTGGGGCTGCTACCTCCTGTTTCCGTACAGCCAAACCGCTGCCCTCGCTGGTCACGGTCCTGGGGCTGGGATATTTCGGG TGGGTGATCTTCTGGCCTGAGGCTATTCCGTATCAGAGCCTCGGGCCGCTGGGCCCCTTCACTCAGTACTTGCTGGAGCATCATCACACCCTCCTGCACAGCTG GTATTGGCTTGCGTGGCTGATTCACGTGGGAGAGTCCTTGTATGCCATTGTATTGTGCAA GAGCCTTGGTGGAGTTTTGAGAAACCGCCCATCACTAGGGATCTCCCTTCTGCAGTTCCCTTGA